From Sporocytophaga myxococcoides, the proteins below share one genomic window:
- a CDS encoding T9SS type A sorting domain-containing protein — protein sequence MKKLLSKQLASLILVGSIFFNPDVAAQTFKFPTSGSTTITTCSGHLYDDGGSDGNYTPDSEGIVTILPENGKFVKLTLNDYTAYFSELEIYFGDNTSAKSMTFESFLVSNSGLNDVFYGSPVNGAITLRFKTGYEASGLDFTIECLDEYPSYDFYLSEGSGIPLDTVSKGVNLGTESSPQNASETPTGPYTMSYFISKDKILDANDLKVYEDVYTSIYKGTFTYINEGVLQIPLDVPVGKYYFFTVMDYDNLFPESDETNNFSIDSIYVVEPTVSASIEDWELTPEANNADNKFSFEFKAESDGELRTIPNLDWIVKAGTTKDIKNASVQLAAGTFTDVASYMFDPYAGSFIPSEHGFAQNGTYYIFLQLDPEGKLSLKGESILVDSFKVDNSIAKALLLPVTGNKVVHTCKGLVYDNGGPGDSYEVPTDGSITIYPESPDKLVVVILNNVSLGIFDDLKIYDGDGGSSSKLLEEITDDFSEDNKKTFTASGPGKPLTIQLNSSNSFAFMNNGFEAEISCPAVAATRNRHTEELSVGPNPASSFIQINMPKGVTQFVGKVYSNDGKLMKSFFNESILDLADLGAGNYLLLLTLPDGSVETRKFIKR from the coding sequence ATGAAAAAACTTTTATCTAAACAATTAGCATCCTTAATCCTTGTCGGTTCCATTTTTTTTAATCCTGATGTGGCCGCTCAAACATTTAAATTTCCGACTTCCGGGAGTACTACTATTACCACATGTTCTGGTCATTTATATGACGATGGTGGGAGTGATGGAAATTATACTCCCGACTCTGAAGGTATAGTGACCATACTTCCTGAAAATGGTAAGTTTGTCAAACTTACGCTAAATGATTACACAGCTTATTTTTCTGAGCTTGAAATATATTTCGGCGATAATACCAGTGCAAAGTCTATGACTTTTGAAAGTTTTCTGGTATCAAACTCCGGTCTTAACGATGTGTTCTACGGTTCACCTGTAAATGGGGCCATTACTTTAAGATTTAAAACTGGATATGAAGCATCTGGCCTGGATTTCACTATTGAGTGTTTAGATGAATATCCTTCATATGATTTTTATCTTAGCGAGGGGTCCGGAATTCCCTTGGATACTGTGTCGAAGGGAGTAAATCTTGGAACGGAATCATCTCCTCAAAATGCTTCAGAAACTCCTACCGGTCCTTATACGATGAGCTATTTTATTTCCAAGGATAAAATCCTTGATGCAAATGACCTGAAGGTTTATGAAGATGTTTATACTTCTATCTACAAAGGAACATTTACATACATCAATGAAGGGGTATTGCAGATTCCATTGGACGTTCCTGTTGGGAAATATTATTTTTTCACAGTAATGGATTATGATAATCTATTCCCTGAGTCAGATGAAACGAATAATTTTTCGATAGATAGTATTTACGTTGTAGAACCTACTGTTTCTGCATCCATAGAAGACTGGGAGCTGACTCCGGAAGCTAATAATGCAGATAATAAGTTTAGTTTTGAATTTAAAGCTGAATCTGATGGAGAATTAAGAACTATTCCAAACCTTGATTGGATTGTAAAAGCAGGTACTACGAAAGATATTAAAAATGCCTCTGTACAACTAGCTGCAGGTACATTCACTGATGTAGCTAGCTATATGTTTGACCCATATGCAGGTTCATTTATTCCTTCTGAACATGGTTTTGCTCAAAACGGAACCTATTATATATTTCTTCAATTAGATCCGGAAGGGAAGTTATCTCTGAAAGGAGAAAGTATTTTGGTAGATTCTTTTAAAGTCGATAATAGTATAGCAAAAGCTTTATTACTACCGGTAACTGGTAATAAAGTTGTTCATACATGCAAAGGACTGGTTTATGATAATGGGGGACCTGGTGATAGTTATGAAGTTCCTACAGATGGAAGTATAACTATTTATCCTGAAAGTCCTGATAAGCTTGTTGTGGTTATTTTAAACAATGTAAGCCTTGGGATCTTTGATGATTTAAAGATTTACGATGGTGATGGAGGTTCATCTTCAAAACTTCTGGAAGAGATAACGGATGATTTTTCTGAAGACAATAAAAAAACGTTTACAGCTTCAGGGCCAGGTAAGCCTTTGACTATACAGTTAAATTCTTCTAACTCATTTGCGTTTATGAATAACGGTTTTGAAGCTGAAATTTCTTGTCCTGCTGTAGCAGCAACAAGAAATAGACATACAGAGGAGCTTTCAGTAGGTCCTAATCCAGCAAGTTCATTCATTCAGATAAATATGCCAAAAGGAGTAACGCAGTTTGTGGGAAAGGTTTATTCTAATGATGGAAAATTAATGAAGTCATTTTTTAATGAATCAATTTTAGATCTGGCTGATTTAGGAGCTGGAAATTATTTATTATTGTTGACATTGCCTGATGGCTCTGTTGAGACAAGAAAATTTATAAAAAGATAA
- a CDS encoding BamA/TamA family outer membrane protein produces MIHQSIAQKQQPPKGILITTIPNKNYKAGFAKRILLGTHYRKEWTTPIQVKVFKADTAYGGLTPIKQGGSRQTTNLHLKDSIGRQYVIRSINKTPTRVLEDELQKTVIAKILQDQASSENPYGQLVIPPLARAAKVFYTNPKLIYIPYDSSLGIYAPTFANMLAFIEERPDEDMSHLASSGNSKNVVSTRKMFEKKFKDNDNIVDYRLFARTRLFDMLIGDWGRHDDQWRWATYDYGKGTLFKPIPRDRDHVFYKADGIIPYIGSRKWAIRNNENFSYKYKDIVGLNMSAKSLDRPLLAPLTKQDWLDIADSLKAELTDQVIEDAVKHMPENIYPLHGSEIISKLKSRRDKLGKAASKYYKLLSKDIDVTGSSKKETFIVNRLEDHNTEVTVLNSDSDTIFHRLVFGKETREIRLYGLGGDDIFNITGKRRGHSQVRVIKDEQAKELNDTTNNASFFNQYAYVSGNLGNQLMNNTKIIFMRSDARNSDSTSYDRSDYHYNLTTIRPSFQYNVDDGIFLGIGVLRKSFGFRKYPYASYQSGTINYSTRTQAFSINYFGDFKKVAGKWNLMLDALIFGPKYALNYFGMGNETEIPADTSIDYFRVRAHNFRFSPLFYKNLNTRMIFGIGPQFQYVKIEDTPDRFISTPEAETTPSDFDNNNYLGVKLFYQYNTLDNNIFPKKGIRFNTQITYYKEISRTQQFVNIAPDISFFYTPKFMRFTTFATRIGGGTNIGSFKFFQSNTLGGTTNLRGYRRTRFYGRSSFYQNIEARIKLADVNFYLFPGKVGLIVFFDYGRVWADNEKSRELHYGYGPGLFLQIHNRLAVTGTYGLGADKSYFNLQLGFLF; encoded by the coding sequence GTGATACATCAAAGCATTGCACAAAAGCAACAACCTCCCAAAGGAATCCTTATTACAACTATTCCTAACAAGAATTATAAAGCAGGATTTGCGAAAAGAATACTTCTCGGAACTCATTACAGAAAAGAATGGACTACACCTATTCAGGTAAAAGTATTCAAAGCCGATACTGCTTATGGTGGCCTTACGCCAATCAAACAAGGCGGCAGCAGACAGACAACCAATCTCCACCTCAAGGATTCAATTGGACGACAATATGTAATAAGGTCAATTAACAAAACCCCGACGCGTGTTCTTGAAGATGAGTTGCAAAAAACAGTCATTGCAAAAATTCTGCAAGATCAGGCCTCATCAGAAAACCCTTACGGACAACTCGTAATTCCTCCCCTTGCAAGGGCTGCAAAGGTCTTTTATACAAATCCTAAGCTCATCTATATCCCTTATGATTCTTCTCTAGGCATATATGCACCTACGTTTGCAAATATGCTTGCATTTATAGAAGAGCGTCCTGATGAAGACATGTCTCACCTTGCCAGTTCAGGAAATTCAAAGAACGTGGTGAGCACCAGAAAAATGTTTGAAAAAAAATTTAAAGACAATGACAATATTGTTGACTACAGATTATTTGCCAGAACCAGACTATTTGATATGCTTATCGGCGACTGGGGGAGACACGATGACCAGTGGAGATGGGCAACATATGACTATGGCAAAGGAACATTATTCAAACCTATACCAAGAGACAGGGACCACGTATTTTATAAAGCAGACGGAATTATTCCCTATATAGGCAGCCGGAAATGGGCAATACGTAATAATGAAAATTTCTCTTATAAATACAAAGACATTGTAGGTCTTAACATGAGTGCAAAATCATTGGACAGGCCATTGCTTGCGCCTTTAACCAAACAAGACTGGCTTGATATAGCAGACAGCCTTAAAGCAGAATTAACAGACCAGGTAATAGAAGATGCAGTTAAACATATGCCTGAAAATATTTATCCTCTCCATGGAAGTGAGATTATCTCAAAGTTAAAATCACGTAGAGATAAACTTGGAAAGGCTGCTTCAAAATATTACAAATTACTCTCAAAAGATATTGATGTAACAGGCTCATCAAAAAAAGAGACCTTTATTGTCAACAGACTGGAAGACCATAATACAGAAGTTACTGTATTGAACAGCGATTCAGACACTATATTTCACAGGCTTGTATTCGGAAAGGAAACAAGAGAAATCAGGCTATATGGACTAGGAGGAGATGATATATTTAACATCACAGGAAAGCGTAGAGGACATTCTCAAGTGAGGGTTATTAAAGACGAACAAGCAAAAGAACTTAATGACACCACCAATAATGCAAGTTTCTTCAATCAATATGCATATGTCTCCGGAAACCTGGGAAATCAGTTAATGAATAATACTAAGATCATTTTTATGAGATCGGATGCACGCAACTCGGATTCAACTTCATACGACCGATCAGATTATCACTACAATTTAACCACCATCAGACCCTCATTTCAATACAACGTAGATGATGGAATTTTTCTGGGGATTGGTGTCTTGAGGAAATCATTTGGATTCCGAAAATATCCTTATGCCTCATATCAATCAGGAACCATCAACTATTCAACCCGAACACAGGCTTTTTCGATCAACTATTTCGGTGATTTCAAGAAAGTAGCAGGAAAGTGGAATCTCATGTTGGATGCACTGATCTTCGGCCCTAAGTATGCTCTTAACTACTTCGGAATGGGTAATGAAACAGAGATTCCGGCAGACACCTCTATAGATTACTTCAGGGTAAGAGCCCATAACTTCAGGTTTTCACCGCTGTTTTATAAAAATTTAAATACCAGAATGATATTTGGAATAGGCCCACAATTTCAATATGTGAAAATTGAGGACACCCCAGATCGCTTCATATCAACACCGGAAGCAGAAACAACACCTAGTGATTTTGATAATAACAATTATCTGGGGGTAAAATTATTCTATCAATATAATACCCTTGATAATAATATCTTTCCAAAAAAAGGAATAAGGTTCAATACTCAAATTACCTATTATAAAGAGATAAGCAGGACTCAGCAATTTGTAAACATAGCTCCGGACATTTCATTTTTCTATACCCCAAAATTTATGAGGTTTACCACTTTCGCCACAAGAATCGGTGGAGGCACTAATATTGGATCATTTAAATTTTTCCAGTCCAATACCCTGGGAGGAACTACAAATCTGAGAGGGTATAGAAGAACCCGTTTTTACGGACGATCAAGTTTCTATCAAAATATTGAAGCCAGAATAAAATTAGCTGATGTTAATTTTTACCTTTTTCCAGGTAAAGTTGGGCTGATTGTATTTTTCGATTATGGCCGTGTATGGGCTGATAATGAAAAGTCCCGTGAACTTCATTATGGATATGGACCTGGACTTTTCCTTCAGATACATAACAGATTAGCAGTTACTGGAACTTATGGTTTAGGTGCAGACAAAAGCTATTTTAACCTTCAATTAGGATTTTTATTTTAA